CAGTGCGCCGCCGCCGCCACGCTTGGTGGGCTTGTAGGTCGAGGGGCCCTCGGCCATGGCGACGCCGCCGAGCGCGAGGATCTGGTTGGCCAGCGGGGCGCTCAGGCCAACAGCGGCCATGCGCTTGATGAAGGCGCGGCGATCCATGCGGCCGTCCGCCACCTTGTCGATCATTGCGCGCAGTTTCTTGTCCAGCATGGTGGTCCCCCGTCTGGTTCCGATATGGATGCAGGCGGCCGCAAGGTGCGGCCGCCCAGGTTGGCTGGCGGTAGATGGCACACCGAATGGGGCGCACGTCAACTGCGACCGTGTGTATGCAAACGGTCTTCTGGCTGTCCGTTGGGCAAAACTCCGTTTCGCCGCCCAACCGTTCGGCAATTCGGTGCTAAAACGCCCGTCAGTCAACGCTGCACTGCAGAAAATTTGTTCGGCAGATCAGACGAAGTATCGAGATGAAATTCTACGCCACGGACATGTCCAACGGTGGCGCGACATGGTCCGGCAGCGGGCAGACATAAGGCGTCTTCGCCGTCCGCTTCGTCAGATCCGCTTTCGCGGCCTTGATCAGCTCCGGCTCCGTGAGCGCCTTGATGCCGAGACCGGCCATCGCCTTGGCGGCCTGCACCATCGCCTTGTGGGCGTGCGGGCTCTTGCCCTGCGCCACCACCTGCCAGGTGTGGAACGGCGTGCCGATTGCAACCGTTGGTGCGTGGACCTGCACGGTCGGCACCACCCAGCTCACGTCACCCACGTCGGTCGAGCCGACCAGCGGATTACGCTTGGCATCGAGCGGCACCAGGAAGTCGGCGAGCGGCCGCTCGGTCGGCTCCATGCCGATCGCGTAATAGACCGAGGAGATGTCCTTATCGGTCAGTGTGGCGCGAATCTGGCCGGCGAAATTCTCGTCGGCATCGTCGAAATGCGGCGGCCCGAGCTCTTCCATGACCCTGTGCAGCGCCTGCTCCAGCGGCGCATTGGGCAGGATGTTGGAGACGGCGGAAATGATCTTCATCTCCACCTTGGTCTCGGTCATCAGGGCCGCGCCCTGCGCGATCTTGCTCACGCGCTCGACCAGCTCGTTCATGCCGGGCAGATCGCGGGCACGAATGGAGTAGCGCACGCGGGCATGGGCCTGCACCACATTCGGCGCGATGCCGCCGGTGTCGAGCAGCGCGTAGTGCACGCGCGCGTCGCTCGGCATATGCTCGCGCATGTAGTTGACGCCGACGTTCATCAATTCGACCGCGTCGAGCGCGGAGCGACCGAGATGCGGCGAAGCCGCCGCATGCGAGGTCCGGCCGGTGAAGGTGAAATCGGCGCGCGTATTGGCGAGCGACGGTGTCACGGCGACTTCCCAGAAGCTGTGCGGATGCCAGGTGATGGCGATGTCGGCATCCTCGAACGCGCCAGAGCGCACCATGAAGGCCTTGGCCGCGCCGCCTTCCTCCGCCGGGCAGCCATAATAGCGCACGCGGCCAGGCACCTTGTGCTCGGCGAGCCAGTCCTTCACCGCGGTCGCCGCAAGCAGCGCCGCCGAACCAAGCAGATTGTGACCGCAGCCATGGCCATGGCCGCCCGTCTCGACCGGACGATGCTCGGCAACGCCCGCCTCCTGGCTGAGGCCCGGAAGCGCGTCATATTCACCAAGGAAGGCGATGACCGGACCGCCCTCGCCCCACTCGCCCATCAGCGCGGTCGGAATATCAGCGACATTCTCGGTGATGCGGAAACCCTGATGCCGCAGCTCGGCGAGATGTTCGGCGGCGGAGCGTGCCTCGGTGTAGCACACCTCCGGCGTTCCCCAGACCTTGTCGCTCAAGTCGATGAAACGCGCCTTGATCGTATCAATGCCACGCCAGATATCGCTGCGGTTGTCCATGCTTCGGTCCGTGATCTCTTGGTCAAACGAAGCGCCAATGGTTAGCAGCTTCGCTTGAGCCCGCCTAGCACCGACCGGGACACCTGCCATGCGGTCGATGCGGCACGCGAGTTGTGACACCAATTTCATCAATTCGCGTTGGCCAACTGTTCCAATGGTCTTTCAAGACAGCCCTTCGAGGCATACATTGCCCCTGCTTCGCGCCTTGATCGTTGCTGCAAATGCTGGAACGCCCAGGCCAAGAGACTCGCAAGGAGAGAACTCCATGCCCGCTCTGACCGAATGGAGAGTGCCGCCGGCACATCAGCCGCGTGCCGGCGATTACGGATTTGATCTCGACCGCGCACTCTCCTCCGTCGTCGGCCTGCATTCCATCATCCCGTCGGACGCCTTCAGCGCGGAGACGCTCGGCACCGAGCGTGCCGGCAATGGCATCGTGATCGATGACGGGCTGGTGCTGACCATCGGCTACCTCATTACCGAGGCGGAAGCGGTATGGCTGCATCTTGGCGACGGACGCGTGATGGAGGGCCATGTTCTGGGTTTCGACCAGGTCACCGGTTTCGGCCTGGTGCAAGCGCTCGGCAAGCTCGATCTCGCGCCTGTTCCGCTCGGCTCATCGGCCGCGACCGGGATCGGCGACCGCGTCGTGGTCGGCGGCGCCGGTGGGCGCACCCGCTCGGTCGCGAGCCAGATCGTTGCCAGGCAGGAATTCGCCGGCTATTGGGAATATCTGCTGGACGAGGCGATCTTCACCTACCCTGCCCATCCGAACTGGGGCGGCACGGGGCTGTTCAACGATCGCGGCGAGCTGATCGGGATCGGCTCGCTGCAGCTCGAGCGCGAGCGCGACGGCAAGGCCGAGCACGTCAACATGGTCGTACCGATCGACCTGCTCACGCCGATCCTGGACGATTTGCGTAAATTCGGCCGCGTCAACAAACCGGCACGGCCGTGGCTCGGGCTGTTTTCGACCGAGATCGATCGCCGCGTGGTGATCATCGGCATCTCCTCGAACGGGCCGGCGGCGCGCGCCGAGCTCAAGACCGGCGACGTCATCCTGGCCGTCGATGGTGAGAAAGTGACGAGCCAGACGGGCTTCTATCGCAAGCTGTGGGCGCTCGGCACGGCAGGCGTCGATGTGCCCCTGACGGTGCACCACGAAGGCGTCACCTTCGACGTGACGGTGACCTCGACCGACCGAATGAAGCTGTTGAAGGCACCAAGGCTGCACTGATCAAGCTGCACAGACAAGGCCCCACTCAAGCAGAACAGGAACGCGAGCCGATGAGCGAGGCCGTGGTGGACGACATC
This region of Bradyrhizobium sp. CCGUVB1N3 genomic DNA includes:
- a CDS encoding M20 family metallopeptidase — translated: MDNRSDIWRGIDTIKARFIDLSDKVWGTPEVCYTEARSAAEHLAELRHQGFRITENVADIPTALMGEWGEGGPVIAFLGEYDALPGLSQEAGVAEHRPVETGGHGHGCGHNLLGSAALLAATAVKDWLAEHKVPGRVRYYGCPAEEGGAAKAFMVRSGAFEDADIAITWHPHSFWEVAVTPSLANTRADFTFTGRTSHAAASPHLGRSALDAVELMNVGVNYMREHMPSDARVHYALLDTGGIAPNVVQAHARVRYSIRARDLPGMNELVERVSKIAQGAALMTETKVEMKIISAVSNILPNAPLEQALHRVMEELGPPHFDDADENFAGQIRATLTDKDISSVYYAIGMEPTERPLADFLVPLDAKRNPLVGSTDVGDVSWVVPTVQVHAPTVAIGTPFHTWQVVAQGKSPHAHKAMVQAAKAMAGLGIKALTEPELIKAAKADLTKRTAKTPYVCPLPDHVAPPLDMSVA
- a CDS encoding S1C family serine protease, which gives rise to MPALTEWRVPPAHQPRAGDYGFDLDRALSSVVGLHSIIPSDAFSAETLGTERAGNGIVIDDGLVLTIGYLITEAEAVWLHLGDGRVMEGHVLGFDQVTGFGLVQALGKLDLAPVPLGSSAATGIGDRVVVGGAGGRTRSVASQIVARQEFAGYWEYLLDEAIFTYPAHPNWGGTGLFNDRGELIGIGSLQLERERDGKAEHVNMVVPIDLLTPILDDLRKFGRVNKPARPWLGLFSTEIDRRVVIIGISSNGPAARAELKTGDVILAVDGEKVTSQTGFYRKLWALGTAGVDVPLTVHHEGVTFDVTVTSTDRMKLLKAPRLH